The following coding sequences are from one Helicobacter sp. 12S02232-10 window:
- the lspA gene encoding signal peptidase II: MLNKQLKKSFLIFGFGFILVFALDQWIKYLILGGLRWESEALSIILVFNRGVAFSMLSFLGDWLKYLQIFLVVLMGFLLIRQREFFIRNDYVFGIIFGAGFSNILDRFIHGGVVDYIYWHYGFEFAVFNFADAMIDVGVGILILKMLLSKTK, translated from the coding sequence TTGTTAAATAAGCAATTGAAAAAGTCTTTTTTGATTTTTGGTTTTGGATTTATTTTGGTTTTTGCCCTTGATCAATGGATAAAATATTTAATATTGGGAGGTTTGCGCTGGGAGAGTGAGGCACTTTCAATCATTCTTGTTTTTAATCGAGGCGTAGCTTTTTCGATGCTTAGTTTTTTGGGTGATTGGCTGAAGTATCTGCAGATTTTTTTAGTCGTCTTGATGGGATTTTTGCTTATACGCCAAAGGGAGTTTTTTATCCGCAATGATTATGTTTTTGGGATTATATTTGGCGCTGGGTTTTCAAATATTTTGGATAGATTCATTCACGGAGGGGTTGTCGATTATATTTATTGGCACTATGGTTTTGAGTTTGCAGTATTTAACTTCGCTGATGCAATGATCGATGTGGGTGTAGGGATTTTGATTTTAAAAATGCTTTTAAGTAAAACCAAATAA
- the glmM gene encoding phosphoglucosamine mutase — MKIFGTDGVRGRAGVDITPMLVIKLGAAAGLYFRKHSITNKILVGKDTRRSGYMIENALVSALTSVGYDVIQVGPMPTPAVAFLTEDMRCDAGIMISASHNPYEDNGIKFFDRFGYKLGEKAEIEIEKLFYDDALIARSYKTGSEIGSSKRIDDVVGRYIMHLKNSFPKDLNLQGIRVVVDTANGAGYKVAPTVFEELGADVVVINDEPNGYNINAQCGAMHPLALSDEVKRYRADIGFALDGDADRLVVIDNKGNAVDGDKLIGALGIYQQSLGRLSNNKVVATVMSNLALEEYFKEHKIDLIRCNVGDKYVCDEMQKNNVNFGGEQSGHIIFGDYAKTGDGLVSALQVMALMTKSKKKSAEILNPFELYPQKLINLSIEQKKPLESLQGYQEYLKEIQNAGIRHLVRYSGTENKLRILLEGKDKALLEAMIKDLSEFLKEKLC; from the coding sequence ATGAAAATTTTTGGAACCGATGGTGTGAGGGGTAGAGCCGGCGTAGATATTACTCCAATGCTTGTGATTAAATTGGGTGCAGCGGCGGGATTGTATTTTCGAAAACATTCGATTACCAACAAGATTTTAGTGGGTAAAGATACTAGACGAAGTGGCTATATGATAGAAAATGCTTTGGTAAGTGCCCTTACGTCAGTAGGTTATGATGTGATTCAAGTCGGTCCAATGCCAACTCCTGCAGTTGCATTTTTGACTGAAGATATGCGTTGTGATGCCGGAATAATGATCAGTGCGAGTCATAACCCTTATGAAGATAACGGTATCAAGTTTTTTGATCGTTTTGGTTATAAATTGGGCGAAAAAGCTGAAATTGAAATTGAAAAATTATTTTATGATGATGCACTGATTGCACGCAGTTACAAAACCGGATCTGAAATAGGAAGCTCCAAACGCATTGATGACGTGGTGGGACGTTATATTATGCATTTAAAAAACTCTTTTCCAAAGGATTTAAATTTGCAGGGCATTCGTGTGGTTGTCGATACGGCTAATGGTGCGGGCTACAAGGTAGCTCCTACCGTATTTGAGGAACTGGGGGCTGATGTAGTTGTGATTAATGATGAACCCAACGGCTACAATATCAACGCACAATGTGGAGCTATGCATCCTCTTGCACTCAGTGATGAGGTAAAGCGTTATCGCGCCGATATCGGTTTTGCACTTGATGGTGATGCTGACCGATTGGTGGTAATTGACAATAAAGGAAATGCTGTTGATGGGGATAAGCTTATTGGTGCATTGGGTATTTATCAACAATCTTTAGGCAGGTTGAGCAATAATAAAGTTGTCGCTACTGTGATGAGTAATTTGGCCTTGGAAGAGTATTTTAAGGAACATAAAATTGATTTAATTCGGTGTAATGTGGGTGATAAATACGTGTGTGATGAAATGCAAAAAAATAACGTGAATTTTGGAGGTGAGCAAAGCGGACATATTATCTTTGGCGACTATGCAAAAACCGGAGATGGTTTGGTGAGTGCCCTTCAGGTAATGGCATTGATGACAAAAAGTAAAAAGAAAAGTGCAGAGATTTTAAATCCTTTTGAACTTTATCCCCAAAAACTCATCAATCTTTCAATCGAACAAAAAAAGCCGCTTGAATCTTTGCAGGGCTATCAAGAATATCTAAAAGAAATACAAAATGCCGGCATCAGGCATTTAGTACGGTATTCTGGCACCGAAAATAAGCTTAGAATTTTATTGGAAGGAAAGGATAAAGCTCTGCTTGAGGCGATGATAAAAGATTTGAGTGAGTTTTTAAAGGAAAAACTTTGTTAA
- the rpsT gene encoding 30S ribosomal protein S20 has translation MANHKSAEKRIRQTEKRTERNRYYRTRIKNIIKAVREAVSANDIAKAQESLKVANKELHKFVTKGIIKKNTASRRVSRLNASVKKIAFKVA, from the coding sequence ATGGCGAATCATAAATCTGCGGAAAAAAGAATCAGACAAACCGAAAAAAGAACAGAGAGAAATAGATATTACAGAACGCGAATCAAAAATATTATCAAAGCGGTCAGAGAAGCAGTCAGTGCTAATGATATTGCAAAAGCTCAAGAAAGTCTCAAAGTAGCTAACAAAGAACTTCATAAATTTGTCACTAAGGGCATTATCAAGAAAAATACCGCTTCTAGAAGAGTTTCTAGATTAAACGCTTCTGTAAAAAAAATCGCTTTTAAAGTAGCTTAA
- the prfA gene encoding peptide chain release factor 1: MLVQKLTPIIQRYDEISTLLLDPEIIKDIKKLTTFSKEQSDIEEVTQTAKKYISTLESIKENKLLLEDKELNELAKEELKSLETEKNSLELQIKTLLIPKDPNDNKNIYLELRAGTGGDEAGIFVGDLFRAYCRYSDLKKWKVEIISSSENNFGGYKEIIALIKGGGAYSRLKYEAGTHRVQRVPETESQGRIHTSAITVAIMPEVDDVEITLNPNDLKVEVFRAGGHGGQCVNTTDSAVRITHIPTGISVSMQDEKSQHKNKDKAMKILKARIYEAQLEEQKMQNSETRKSQVGSGDRSERIRTYNYPQNRLTDHRIGVTLYSLEEIMLTGNLDTIIDPLIAHTQSEAMGSIEQ, translated from the coding sequence ATGCTCGTTCAAAAACTTACCCCAATTATTCAGCGTTATGATGAAATTTCTACTCTGTTGCTTGATCCTGAAATCATTAAGGATATCAAAAAATTAACTACCTTCAGTAAAGAACAAAGCGATATTGAAGAAGTTACCCAAACAGCAAAAAAATATATCAGCACTCTAGAATCCATCAAAGAAAACAAACTCTTACTTGAAGACAAAGAGCTTAATGAGCTTGCCAAAGAAGAACTTAAAAGTTTAGAAACAGAAAAAAATTCTCTTGAATTACAAATAAAAACACTCCTTATACCCAAAGATCCTAATGACAATAAAAATATTTATTTGGAATTGCGAGCTGGAACTGGGGGAGATGAAGCGGGTATTTTTGTCGGCGATCTTTTTCGAGCCTACTGCCGCTATTCAGATCTTAAAAAATGGAAAGTAGAAATCATCAGTTCAAGTGAAAACAATTTCGGAGGGTATAAAGAAATCATCGCCCTGATAAAAGGAGGAGGCGCTTACTCCAGACTCAAATATGAAGCAGGCACGCACAGGGTTCAGAGAGTTCCTGAAACAGAATCTCAAGGAAGAATTCATACTTCAGCCATTACCGTAGCCATTATGCCTGAAGTGGATGATGTTGAAATTACACTCAATCCAAACGATCTTAAAGTAGAAGTTTTTCGTGCTGGGGGACATGGCGGACAATGTGTCAATACTACAGATTCTGCAGTCCGCATTACGCACATTCCCACAGGTATCAGCGTCTCAATGCAAGATGAAAAATCGCAACATAAAAATAAAGATAAAGCGATGAAAATCCTTAAAGCTAGAATTTATGAAGCGCAATTAGAAGAACAAAAAATGCAGAATTCAGAAACTAGAAAATCTCAGGTTGGCAGTGGGGATCGAAGCGAAAGAATCAGAACTTACAATTATCCTCAAAATAGACTGACTGATCACCGTATCGGGGTTACCCTGTATAGTTTAGAAGAAATAATGCTAACAGGTAATTTGGATACAATCATTGATCCTCTCATTGCTCATACCCAAAGCGAAGCAATGGGGAGCATTGAGCAATAA
- a CDS encoding cysteine ABC transporter substrate-binding protein: MKFYKAFSVFGLMLAAALLINACSNSSEKEKDSIAKIKERGVLRVGVFSDKPPFGFVNTQGQYEGFDVYIAKRLAKDLLGDEKKIEFIPVEAAARVEFLKSGKVDIIMANFTKTKEREEVVDFATPYMKVALGVVSKNGKIKNVDELKGKQLIVNKGTTADFYFSKNYPEINLLKYDQNTEAFLALKNGRANALAHDNTLLFAWAKENPGFVVSISSLGDQDVIAPAVKKGDKDLLDWLNEEIKVLTKEGFMKQAYDATLAPIYGTDINPASVIFE, from the coding sequence ATGAAATTTTATAAAGCATTTTCTGTTTTTGGTTTAATGTTAGCTGCTGCATTGTTGATCAATGCATGTTCAAATTCTTCAGAAAAAGAAAAAGATTCTATTGCAAAAATCAAAGAAAGAGGCGTGCTTCGAGTAGGTGTATTTAGTGATAAACCGCCTTTTGGTTTTGTAAATACACAAGGACAATATGAAGGCTTTGATGTTTATATTGCAAAGAGATTGGCGAAAGATTTGCTTGGAGATGAAAAAAAAATCGAATTTATTCCTGTCGAAGCTGCAGCTAGGGTAGAGTTTCTCAAATCAGGTAAGGTTGATATCATTATGGCAAATTTCACAAAGACCAAAGAACGTGAAGAAGTCGTAGATTTCGCAACTCCTTATATGAAAGTCGCTCTTGGAGTGGTTTCAAAAAATGGAAAAATTAAAAATGTCGATGAACTCAAGGGCAAACAATTGATTGTGAATAAAGGAACCACTGCCGATTTTTATTTTTCTAAAAACTATCCAGAGATTAATTTGCTTAAATATGATCAGAATACCGAAGCATTTTTAGCCTTAAAAAATGGAAGAGCAAATGCTTTGGCTCACGACAATACGCTTCTTTTTGCTTGGGCAAAGGAAAATCCGGGATTTGTGGTTTCAATTTCCTCTCTTGGAGATCAAGATGTAATTGCTCCAGCTGTAAAAAAAGGAGATAAAGATCTTTTGGATTGGCTCAATGAGGAAATTAAGGTGCTAACAAAAGAAGGTTTTATGAAACAGGCTTATGATGCTACACTTGCTCCAATTTATGGAACCGATATTAATCCTGCTTCAGTGATCTTTGAATAA